The Euphorbia lathyris chromosome 3, ddEupLath1.1, whole genome shotgun sequence genome contains a region encoding:
- the LOC136223222 gene encoding protein STRUBBELIG-RECEPTOR FAMILY 6 — MMMIMEIWGKFGGFLILLICISRCINGDTDPNDASALRTMFSSLNSPGQLAQWTANGGDPCGESWKGVTCSGSRVTEIKLSGLSLSGSMGWSLQSLTALTNLDMSSNTLAGGIPYALPPNLTQLNLANNQFTGEIPYSISAMTKLTNLNLGHNQLNQLNDGLFYKLPSLSTLDISFNQLPNNLPDSFRNLSSLTALYLQNNQFTGTIDVLANLPLKDLNVANNRFTGWVPEQLKGINILKDGNSWSSGPAPPPPPGTPPARRNPGHSSGGGKSPSSGSDDGGSKKSGIGGGGIAGIIISILVVAAVVAFFIVKRRSKKRSPDIEKLDNEPFAPLTSNEVKEMKSVQTSSTAATKTFDTTASFNLRPPPSDRHKSFDEAESPKMPVVVVKKKPVAAPIDVTSYSIADLQIATGSFSIEHLLGEGSFGRVYRAHFDDGRVLAVKKIDSSTLPVDMSDDFVEMVSKISELHHPNVTELAGYCSEHGQHLLVYEFHRNGSLHDYLHLPDESNKPLIWNSRVKIALGTARALEYLHEVCSPSIIHKNIKSANILLDTELNPHLSDSGLACFLPNADEVLNRDASSGYSAPEVAMSGQYTLKSDVYSFGVVMLELLTGRKPFESSRPRSEQSLVRWATPQLHDIDALAEMVDSDLNGLYPVKSLSRFADVIALCVQPEPEFRPPMSEVVEALVRLVQRANMSKRTVGTDQGTSRPGGDNQDNEYMS; from the exons atgatgatgataatggAGATTTGGGGAAAATTTGGGGGTTTTCTGATACTTCTAATCTGCATTTCTAGATGCATCAATGGTGACACAGATCCAAATGatg CTTCTGCATTAAGAACTATGTTTAGCAGTCTAAATTCACCTGGCCAACTGGCTCAATGGACTGCAAATGGCGGTGATCCATGTGGAGAATCCTGGAAAGGCGTCACTTGCTCAGGCTCGCGAGTTACTGAAAT TAAATTATCCGGACTTTCACTTTCTGGATCAATGGGTTGGTCGCTCCAAAGCCTGACAGCATTAACGAACCT AGACATGAGTAGCAATACTCTTGCAGGTGGTATACCTTATGCACTTCCTCCAAACTTGACACAATT AAATCTTGCTAATAATCAATTTACTGGAGAGATTCCGTATTCTATTTCTGCAATGACAAAGCTTACGAATTT GAACCTCGGTCACAATCAGCTTAATCAATTGAATGATGGTTTGTTTTACAAACTGCCTTCGCTCTCTACATT GGATATTTCTTTTAACCAACTTCCGAATAACCTACCGGACAGTTTTCGCAACCTTTCAAGCTTGACTGCGTT GTATTTGCAGAACAACCAATTCACGGGGACTATTGACGTTCTTGCTAATCTCCCTCTTAAAGATCT GAACGTTGCAAACAATCGTTTTACTGGCTGGGTTCCTGAACAGTTGAAGGGAATTAATATACT GAAGGATGGTAACAGTTGGAGCTCAGGCCCTGCACCCCCGCCTCCACCTGGTACTCCTCCAGCCCGCAGAAACCCAGGTCATAGTTCTGGTGGTGGCAAAAGCCCATCTAGTGGTAGTGATGACGGTGGAAGCAAAAAATCAGGAATAGGGGGCGGTGGTATAGCTGGAATAATCATTTCTATCTTGGTGGTTGCGGCTGTAGTAGCATTCTTTATTGTTAAAAGAAGATCCAAGAAGCGATCCCCAGATATAGAAAAGCTCGATAACGAGCCATTTGCTCCTCTTACATCAAATGAAGTCAAAG AAATGAAATCTGTACAAACTTCCTCCACCGCTGCCACTAAGACATTTGATACCACAGCTTCGTTTAATCTTAGACCCCCACCTAGTGACCGGCATAAATCTTTCGATGAGGCTGAGTCTCCAAAGATGCCGGTTGTTGTTGTCAAGAAGAAACCTGTTGCAGCTCCTATAGATGTGACATCGTATTCAATAGCAGACCTGCAGATAGCTACTGGCAGCTTCAGTATTGAGCATCTACTCGGTGAGGGATCTTTTGGACGTGTTTATCGAGCTCATTTCGATGATGGGAGG GTTCTTGCTGTGAAGAAGATAGATTCGTCAACTCTTCCTGTTGACATGTCCGATGATTTTGTAGAGATGGTTTCAAAAATCTCCGAGTTGCATCACCCAAATGTGACTGAACTCGCGGGCTATTGTTCAGAGCACGGGCAGCACCTGCTAGTATACGAGTTCCATAGAAATGGATCACTTCATGATTACCTACATCTCCCAGATGAGTCCAACAAGCCGTTGATTTGGAATTCTCGTGTCAAGATAGCTTTAGGGACCGCCCGCGCACTAGA GTATTTGCACGAAGTATGCTCGCCATCTATTATTCATAAAAATATCAAGTCAGCAAACATACTACTCGATACAGAGCTTAATCCACACCTCTCAGACTCGGGTCTTGCATGTTTTCTTCCAAATGCAGATGAG GTGTTGAACCGTGATGCGTCATCTGGATATAGTGCACCTGAGGTAGCCATGTCTGGTCAATATACTCTCAAGAGTGATGTTTACAGTTTTGGAGTCGTCATGTTAGAACTTCTCACCGGACGAAAACCATTTGAGAG CTCAAGGCCAAGGTCCGAGCAATCTCTAGTTCGATGGGCCACACCACAGCTTCATGACATCGATGCTCTAGCGGAAATGGTTGATTCAGATCTCAATGGACTCTACCCTGTCAAGTCTCTGTCCCGTTTCGCTGACGTTATTGCTCTTTGCGTCCAG CCGGAGCCCGAGTTCCGACCACCAATGTCAGAAGTTGTAGAGGCATTGGTTCGATTAGTGCAGCGAGCAAACATGAGCAAGAGAACAGTTGGAACTGATCAGGGAACATCGCGACCTGGTGGTGACAACCAAGATAACGAGTACATGTCGTAA